The following proteins come from a genomic window of Candidatus Babeliales bacterium:
- a CDS encoding glycosyltransferase family 2 protein: MKSFTYKKLFLYVLLLLIPIPSWANNLSSTEKSFVIVIPSYNNQKWYARNLQSVLSQDYPHFRAIYTDDCSPDNTGKLVEAYLELNDPHNTVTLVKNKVRRGALHNLYTMIHSCDDDEIIVTLDGDDWFPDEDVLTRLNTVYSSREIWLTYGQFQLHPSGIRGWASPMPDYIVENNAFRDFQHLPTHLRTFYAWLFKKIKLEDLLHLGVFYPMTWDMAMMFPMIEMASERHQFIPEIMYTYNDENTISDHHVSRQLQAHLAQIIKKKNRYKRLPDRPTKPRHNYELKTDVIIFAQKPNTLIQLLESLKMYVTGVDRTFVMYKPMSLLETDEYNAIKTLYPTIEFCLISDHRSNFRDALFALYQKAENNYILFAKGDAFFQKPLSLSTCINTLQETSAYAFYFKLNAEDGMRSYQTLPLVEYKDTIFVWNFALARDKWSSANSLDLVLHKKTDFLAQALQSHYDLTPNGLEAVWANEGNLDRLGLCFGESTILLHL, translated from the coding sequence CAATTCCCTCTTGGGCAAACAACTTATCATCTACCGAAAAAAGTTTTGTGATAGTTATCCCCTCATACAATAATCAAAAATGGTATGCCCGCAATCTACAGTCAGTACTTTCGCAAGATTACCCTCATTTTAGGGCAATATACACAGATGATTGCTCTCCGGATAATACAGGAAAACTGGTAGAGGCATACCTCGAACTTAATGACCCTCATAACACAGTAACTCTCGTAAAAAACAAAGTTCGACGAGGAGCTCTTCATAATCTCTATACAATGATCCATTCTTGTGATGATGATGAAATTATCGTTACTCTTGATGGAGATGATTGGTTCCCTGATGAAGATGTACTAACGCGACTGAATACTGTTTACTCATCTAGGGAAATATGGTTGACCTACGGGCAATTTCAGCTGCATCCTTCGGGTATACGCGGTTGGGCATCGCCAATGCCTGATTACATTGTAGAAAACAATGCATTTAGAGATTTTCAACACCTACCTACTCACTTACGTACCTTTTATGCGTGGTTATTCAAAAAAATAAAACTCGAAGATTTATTACATCTAGGTGTATTTTACCCCATGACATGGGATATGGCCATGATGTTTCCTATGATAGAAATGGCAAGCGAACGTCATCAATTTATTCCTGAAATCATGTATACCTACAATGATGAAAACACAATCAGTGACCATCATGTCAGTAGACAATTACAAGCACATTTAGCACAAATCATCAAAAAGAAGAATCGCTACAAACGACTCCCAGATAGACCAACAAAACCCCGACATAACTACGAACTAAAAACAGATGTCATCATTTTTGCGCAAAAACCAAACACACTTATACAACTATTAGAATCTTTAAAAATGTATGTAACAGGAGTTGATCGCACTTTTGTAATGTATAAACCAATGTCACTCTTGGAAACAGACGAATACAATGCTATTAAAACTTTATACCCCACAATAGAATTCTGTCTTATTAGTGATCACAGAAGTAATTTTAGAGATGCACTTTTTGCTCTGTATCAAAAAGCAGAAAATAACTATATCCTTTTTGCCAAAGGTGATGCATTCTTTCAAAAACCATTGTCTCTGAGCACATGCATTAATACTTTACAAGAAACATCTGCATATGCTTTTTACTTTAAACTGAATGCTGAAGATGGTATGCGCAGTTATCAAACACTGCCATTGGTAGAGTATAAGGATACTATTTTCGTATGGAATTTTGCTCTTGCACGCGATAAATGGTCATCTGCCAATTCGCTCGATCTTGTTCTCCATAAAAAAACAGATTTTCTTGCTCAAGCCTTACAAAGTCATTATGACCTCACACCAAACGGATTAGAAGCTGTATGGGCAAATGAGGGAAATCTCGATCGTCTAGGTTTATGTTTTGGTGAAAGCACAATTTTATTACATCTATAA